The Noviherbaspirillum saxi genome includes a window with the following:
- a CDS encoding branched-chain amino acid ABC transporter permease, producing the protein MKPISYASPSQPQPQPLTQPQPLQHALPNDRWKPLEIVFWIMPLVAYFLFPGYLVLASQIMIVGLFAVSLDLILGYAGIVSLGHAAFFGLGAYTAGLLSVHGWTEPISGLLIAAVAAGLLGFLTSFLVVRGQDLTRLMVTLGVGLMLFEAANKAAFITGGVDGLSGVTMGKLLGVFEFDLFGKTAFFYSFAVLLVVFVLLRRMVNSPFGLGLIGIREGGRRMPAIGADVNQRLTVIFTVGATVAGVAGALLAQTTQFVGLDSLSFARSAELLIMLVLGGTGRLYGALIGALVFMLAQDYIAGLNPAYWQFWIGLLLIVIVLFARGGILGGGERLLHMIKPSAKGGKQ; encoded by the coding sequence ATGAAACCTATTAGCTACGCAAGCCCATCGCAACCGCAACCGCAACCGCTTACCCAGCCGCAGCCGCTGCAGCATGCATTGCCGAACGACCGCTGGAAACCGCTGGAAATCGTGTTCTGGATCATGCCGCTGGTGGCGTATTTCCTGTTTCCCGGTTATCTGGTGCTGGCCAGCCAGATCATGATCGTCGGCCTGTTCGCAGTGTCGCTCGATCTCATTCTCGGTTATGCCGGCATCGTCTCGCTCGGTCATGCGGCGTTTTTCGGATTGGGCGCCTATACCGCTGGCCTGCTGTCGGTGCATGGCTGGACCGAACCTATTAGCGGCTTGCTGATCGCCGCTGTCGCCGCCGGCCTGCTCGGGTTTCTCACCAGTTTCCTGGTGGTGCGCGGGCAAGACCTGACACGCCTGATGGTGACACTGGGCGTCGGCTTGATGCTGTTCGAGGCAGCCAACAAGGCAGCCTTCATCACCGGTGGCGTGGATGGCTTATCGGGTGTGACGATGGGAAAGCTGCTCGGCGTGTTTGAATTCGATCTGTTCGGCAAGACGGCATTCTTTTATAGCTTCGCTGTATTGCTGGTGGTCTTCGTGCTGTTGCGGCGCATGGTGAATTCACCATTCGGACTGGGCCTGATCGGCATCCGCGAAGGAGGGCGCCGCATGCCCGCCATCGGTGCAGACGTCAACCAGCGGCTGACCGTGATCTTTACGGTCGGCGCGACAGTGGCAGGTGTCGCCGGAGCCTTGCTTGCGCAGACCACGCAATTCGTGGGACTGGATTCGCTGAGCTTTGCGCGTTCTGCCGAATTGCTGATCATGCTGGTGCTCGGCGGCACCGGCAGGCTGTACGGTGCGCTGATCGGCGCATTGGTATTCATGCTGGCGCAGGATTACATCGCCGGCCTCAATCCGGCCTACTGGCAATTCTGGATCGGCCTGCTGCTGATTGTGATCGTGCTGTTCGCGCGCGGCGGCATACTCGGCGGCGGCGAACGTCTGCTACACATGATCAAGCCCTCGGCCAAGGGAGGCAAGCAATGA
- a CDS encoding branched-chain amino acid ABC transporter permease, which yields MVSNFIGVLFDGIAYGSLLFLISVGLSVTMGLMNFVNLAHGAFAMLGGYVCVTMMMRMGLPFLLSLPLAFIASAAVGFVLERTLYRRLYKASHLDQVLFSIGLTFMAVAGATYLFGPQQQPVQLPDWLRGQVSVFGLDLGAYRLFMIAVVVLITLALGYLIERTRFGAQIRASVDNQAASAGLGINVNRVFSLTFALGSGLAGLGGGLGIDVLGLDPTFPIKYMVYFLLVVAVGGAGTIKGPLLAAIILGVFDVAGKYYVPAVGAFVIYALMVILLLLFPAGLIGRRS from the coding sequence ATGGTGAGCAATTTCATCGGCGTGCTGTTCGATGGCATTGCCTACGGCAGCCTGCTGTTTCTTATCAGTGTCGGCCTGTCGGTGACGATGGGCTTGATGAATTTCGTCAATCTTGCGCATGGCGCATTCGCGATGCTCGGCGGGTATGTCTGCGTCACGATGATGATGCGCATGGGACTGCCTTTCCTGTTGTCCCTGCCGCTGGCCTTCATCGCCAGCGCGGCGGTCGGTTTCGTGCTTGAACGCACGCTCTATCGCCGGCTGTACAAGGCCAGCCATCTCGATCAGGTGCTGTTCTCGATCGGCCTGACCTTCATGGCGGTAGCGGGCGCGACCTATCTGTTCGGCCCGCAGCAGCAACCGGTGCAGCTGCCTGACTGGCTGCGCGGACAAGTGTCGGTCTTCGGGCTTGACCTGGGTGCATACCGGCTGTTCATGATTGCAGTCGTCGTGTTGATCACGCTGGCGCTGGGTTACCTGATCGAGCGTACCCGCTTCGGCGCGCAGATCCGTGCTTCGGTGGATAACCAGGCGGCATCGGCGGGCCTGGGCATCAATGTCAATCGCGTATTCAGCCTGACCTTTGCACTGGGCTCGGGGCTTGCCGGCCTGGGCGGCGGGCTCGGCATCGATGTGCTCGGACTCGATCCGACCTTTCCGATCAAGTACATGGTGTACTTCCTGCTCGTGGTCGCCGTCGGCGGCGCGGGTACCATTAAAGGGCCGCTGCTGGCGGCGATCATCCTTGGCGTCTTCGATGTCGCCGGCAAATACTATGTTCCAGCGGTCGGCGCATTCGTCATCTATGCATTGATGGTGATCCTGCTGCTGCTGTTCCCCGCGGGTCTGATCGGGAGGCGTTCATGA
- the pcaC gene encoding 4-carboxymuconolactone decarboxylase: MDERERHAKGMEVRRAVLGDAHVDRAQGNANALNSEFQDLITRYAWGEIWTRPGLPRHTRSLLTIMAMVALNREEELKLHLRAAANNGVTRDEIKEVLLQAAIYCGVPAANSAFHMAQEVFSKLDEANSSA, translated from the coding sequence ATGGATGAACGCGAACGCCATGCCAAGGGCATGGAAGTGCGCAGGGCGGTATTGGGCGACGCGCATGTCGATCGTGCGCAAGGCAATGCCAATGCATTGAATTCGGAATTCCAGGACCTGATCACCCGTTACGCATGGGGCGAGATCTGGACCCGGCCCGGTTTGCCGCGCCATACCCGCAGTCTGCTGACCATCATGGCGATGGTGGCGCTGAACCGGGAAGAAGAACTGAAACTGCATTTGCGCGCCGCGGCCAACAATGGTGTCACGCGCGATGAAATCAAGGAAGTCTTGTTGCAGGCCGCAATTTATTGCGGCGTGCCGGCGGCGAATTCGGCTTTCCATATGGCGCAGGAGGTATTCAGCAAGCTCGATGAGGCCAACAGCAGCGCTTAA
- the pcaD gene encoding 3-oxoadipate enol-lactonase gives MPTIDNEGVRLHYQVEGKEDAPWLVLSNSLGTTLAMWEPQMPDLAQRFRVLRYDTRGHGASGVPTGPYSVAQLGRDVIALMDALHIERAHFCGLSMGGMTGMWLGIHAAPRIERLALCNTSALIGPAEVWNTRIAKVDSEGMAAIVPAVIDRWFTPAFQQRAPQQVAQVREMLAQTQASGYTANCAAVRDMDQREEVARIQAPTLVIAGTHDQATPAKDGKLVADRIAGARYVELDAAHLSNWEQADKFTATLVDFLTGKGQGVAHG, from the coding sequence GTGCCAACAATCGACAACGAAGGCGTGCGCCTGCATTACCAGGTGGAAGGCAAGGAAGACGCGCCCTGGCTGGTGCTGTCCAATTCCCTCGGTACCACGCTTGCGATGTGGGAGCCGCAGATGCCGGATCTCGCGCAGCGATTCCGCGTGTTGCGTTACGACACGCGCGGTCATGGCGCATCCGGCGTACCGACCGGCCCCTACAGCGTCGCTCAGCTTGGCCGCGACGTGATTGCCTTGATGGATGCGCTGCATATCGAACGCGCGCATTTCTGCGGCCTGTCGATGGGCGGCATGACAGGCATGTGGCTGGGCATTCATGCCGCACCGCGCATCGAGCGTCTGGCATTGTGCAATACCTCTGCGTTGATCGGTCCCGCAGAGGTATGGAATACGCGGATTGCCAAGGTCGACAGCGAAGGCATGGCGGCAATCGTGCCAGCCGTGATCGACCGTTGGTTCACGCCGGCATTTCAGCAGCGCGCTCCCCAGCAGGTGGCGCAGGTGCGCGAGATGCTGGCGCAGACACAGGCTTCCGGCTATACCGCCAACTGCGCCGCGGTGCGTGACATGGACCAGCGCGAAGAAGTGGCACGCATTCAGGCGCCGACGCTGGTGATCGCCGGAACGCATGATCAGGCCACGCCGGCCAAGGATGGAAAACTGGTCGCCGACCGCATTGCCGGTGCGCGTTATGTCGAACTGGATGCCGCGCACCTGTCGAACTGGGAACAGGCTGACAAATTCACCGCCACGCTGGTCGATTTTCTGACCGGGAAAGGACAAGGAGTCGCACATGGATGA
- a CDS encoding 3-carboxy-cis,cis-muconate cycloisomerase, with product MNELPDLPFSSLTRSMFSTPAMRQMFSARASVQGMLDFEAALARAQARVGVIPQSAVEAIVHACDASRIDLAGLAQHAAASGNLAIPLVKQLTAVVAQTDKEASKYVHWGATSQDAIDTGLILQLRRALALITQDLDALIEALAVQAQQHRTTTVVGRTWMQHALPVTFGLKAAGWLDAALRHRERLAALTPRLLVLQFGGAAGTLASLGDKGEQVAQALAEELALTLPDMPWHTQRDRVVECATVLGMLTGSLGKMARDISLMMQTDVGEVAEPAGEGRGGSSTMPHKRNPVACAAVLACATRMPALVSTMLSGMVQEHERALGAWQAEWDTLPDIVQLAAGALHQMRDIASGMTVDAVRMRHNLDMTHGLIMAEAVTLALGATMGRLAAHQAVEAACHHALKSGRHLRDALLADPAISAILPPERIDELLDPSHYLGQATSFVDRVLHRARRALVFVS from the coding sequence ATGAATGAATTGCCTGACCTGCCATTCTCCAGCCTGACCAGGTCGATGTTTTCCACACCTGCGATGCGACAGATGTTCAGCGCGCGCGCCAGCGTACAAGGCATGCTTGATTTCGAAGCGGCGCTGGCACGCGCTCAGGCGCGCGTCGGCGTAATTCCGCAATCGGCGGTCGAAGCGATCGTGCATGCCTGCGATGCATCGCGTATCGATCTGGCGGGCCTCGCGCAGCATGCAGCCGCATCCGGCAACCTTGCCATCCCTCTGGTGAAGCAGCTTACCGCCGTGGTCGCGCAGACCGACAAGGAAGCGTCCAAGTATGTGCATTGGGGCGCGACCAGTCAGGACGCCATCGATACCGGCCTGATCTTGCAACTGCGCCGTGCGCTCGCATTGATCACGCAAGACCTCGATGCACTCATCGAGGCGCTGGCCGTGCAGGCGCAGCAGCATCGCACCACGACCGTGGTCGGGCGTACCTGGATGCAGCATGCGCTGCCTGTCACCTTCGGGCTCAAGGCCGCGGGATGGCTCGACGCCGCATTGCGGCATCGGGAGCGGCTTGCCGCATTGACTCCGCGTCTGCTCGTACTGCAGTTCGGCGGAGCTGCCGGCACACTGGCCAGTCTCGGCGACAAGGGGGAACAGGTGGCGCAGGCGCTGGCGGAAGAACTAGCGCTCACGCTGCCCGATATGCCATGGCATACCCAGCGCGACCGGGTGGTCGAATGCGCGACGGTACTCGGCATGCTGACCGGTTCGCTCGGCAAGATGGCACGCGATATTTCACTGATGATGCAAACTGATGTGGGGGAAGTCGCGGAACCTGCGGGCGAAGGGCGCGGCGGGTCTTCCACCATGCCGCACAAGCGCAATCCGGTCGCTTGTGCCGCCGTGCTTGCCTGTGCCACCAGGATGCCGGCGCTGGTATCGACCATGCTGAGTGGAATGGTGCAGGAACATGAACGCGCGCTCGGCGCGTGGCAGGCCGAGTGGGATACCTTGCCCGATATCGTGCAGCTTGCCGCCGGCGCCTTGCACCAGATGCGCGACATCGCCTCCGGCATGACGGTCGATGCGGTACGCATGCGCCACAACCTGGACATGACGCATGGCTTGATCATGGCCGAAGCGGTGACATTGGCGCTGGGTGCGACGATGGGCCGGCTCGCCGCGCATCAGGCCGTCGAAGCGGCGTGTCATCACGCACTGAAATCGGGCCGGCATTTGCGCGATGCCTTGCTGGCTGATCCGGCGATCAGTGCGATCCTGCCGCCTGAGCGCATCGATGAACTGCTCGATCCCTCGCACTATCTCGGTCAGGCGACATCCTTCGTCGACCGGGTATTGCACCGTGCCCGCAGGGCACTCGTATTCGTTAGCTAA
- the pcaF gene encoding 3-oxoadipyl-CoA thiolase — MTQAFICDALRTPIGRYAGALKDVRADDLGAVPLRALMERNQGVDWAAVQDVIYGCANQAGEDNRNVARMSALLAGLPQDVPGATINRLCGSGMDALGTAARAIKSGETSLMIAGGVESMTRAPFVMGKGDSAFSRNAAIFDTTIGWRFVNKLMKEMHGVDSMPETAENVATDYKISREDQDRFAVASQNKAAAAQKNGILAQEITPVIIPQKKGDAIVVEHDEHPRATSIEALAKLKGVVRPDGTVTAGNASGVNDGACALLLANEKTAARYGLMPRARIVGMATAGVPPRIMGIGPAPASQKLLKQLDMSIDQMDVIELNEAFASQGLAVLRELGVADDDARVNPNGGAIALGHPLGMSGARLVTTAMYQLHRTGGRFALCTMCIGVGQGIAMVIERV; from the coding sequence ATGACTCAAGCCTTTATCTGCGATGCACTCCGTACTCCCATTGGCCGCTATGCCGGCGCACTCAAGGATGTGCGTGCCGACGACCTCGGCGCGGTGCCGCTGCGCGCGCTGATGGAACGCAACCAGGGTGTCGATTGGGCGGCCGTGCAGGATGTGATCTACGGTTGCGCCAACCAGGCCGGCGAAGACAACCGCAATGTCGCGCGCATGTCGGCGCTGCTGGCCGGTTTGCCGCAGGATGTGCCGGGTGCCACCATCAACCGCTTGTGCGGCTCAGGCATGGATGCGCTCGGTACCGCGGCACGTGCCATCAAGTCCGGCGAAACCAGCCTGATGATCGCCGGCGGCGTCGAATCGATGACGCGCGCGCCGTTCGTGATGGGCAAGGGCGACAGTGCGTTCTCGCGCAATGCGGCGATTTTCGACACCACGATAGGCTGGCGTTTCGTCAACAAGCTGATGAAGGAAATGCACGGCGTCGACTCCATGCCCGAGACTGCTGAGAATGTCGCGACCGATTACAAGATCAGCCGCGAAGATCAGGATCGCTTTGCCGTCGCCAGCCAGAACAAGGCCGCCGCCGCGCAAAAGAACGGCATCCTCGCGCAGGAAATCACGCCGGTCATCATTCCCCAGAAAAAGGGCGATGCGATCGTGGTCGAGCACGACGAGCATCCGCGTGCGACCAGCATCGAGGCATTGGCCAAACTCAAGGGCGTGGTGCGGCCCGATGGCACGGTTACCGCAGGCAATGCTTCCGGCGTCAACGATGGCGCCTGTGCACTGTTGCTCGCCAACGAAAAGACGGCGGCGCGGTATGGCTTGATGCCGCGCGCCCGCATCGTCGGCATGGCAACGGCCGGCGTTCCGCCGCGCATCATGGGTATAGGACCGGCGCCCGCTTCGCAGAAGCTGCTCAAGCAGCTCGACATGAGCATCGACCAGATGGATGTGATCGAACTGAACGAAGCCTTTGCGTCGCAGGGTCTCGCGGTGTTGCGCGAACTGGGCGTTGCCGATGACGATGCGCGCGTCAATCCGAACGGCGGCGCGATCGCGCTCGGTCATCCTCTTGGCATGAGCGGTGCGCGCCTGGTGACCACCGCCATGTATCAGCTGCATCGCACCGGCGGCCGCTTCGCGCTCTGCACGATGTGCATAGGGGTAGGCCAGGGCATTGCCATGGTGATAGAGCGGGTATAG
- a CDS encoding CoA transferase subunit B has translation MKRLTRDQIAARVAKDIPEGTYVNLGIGLPTMVGNHLPKEREIFLHSENGLLGMGPAPAAGEEDEDLINAGKQPVTLLTGGAYFHHADSFAMMRGGHLDICVLGAFQVSARGDLANWHTGAPDAIPAVGGAMDLAVGAKQVFVMMEHQTKSGESKIVAECTYPLTGIACVNRIFTDLAVIDVTPQGLVVREMIDDMSFDELQRITGVPLTYIPN, from the coding sequence ATGAAACGACTTACCCGCGATCAGATCGCCGCGCGCGTGGCGAAAGATATTCCCGAAGGCACTTATGTCAATCTCGGCATCGGCTTGCCGACCATGGTGGGCAATCACTTGCCGAAAGAACGAGAGATTTTCCTGCACAGTGAAAACGGCTTGTTGGGCATGGGGCCGGCGCCTGCCGCCGGCGAAGAAGACGAAGACCTGATCAACGCCGGCAAGCAGCCGGTGACGCTGCTGACCGGGGGCGCCTATTTTCATCATGCCGATTCCTTCGCGATGATGCGCGGAGGCCATCTCGATATCTGCGTGCTCGGTGCCTTTCAGGTATCGGCCAGGGGCGATCTGGCGAACTGGCATACCGGCGCGCCGGATGCCATTCCCGCGGTGGGCGGGGCGATGGATCTCGCGGTCGGCGCCAAGCAGGTATTCGTGATGATGGAACACCAGACCAAGAGCGGCGAAAGCAAGATCGTCGCCGAATGCACCTATCCCCTGACTGGCATAGCCTGCGTGAACCGCATCTTTACCGACCTCGCCGTGATCGACGTGACGCCGCAAGGCCTGGTCGTGCGCGAAATGATCGACGACATGTCGTTCGATGAATTGCAGCGCATCACTGGTGTGCCGCTGACGTATATCCCCAATTGA
- a CDS encoding 3-oxoacid CoA-transferase subunit A, translating to MINKICTSLQAAVSDIHDGATVMIGGFGNAGMPSALIDALLEQGARDLTIVNNNAGNGETGLAALLKARRVRKIICSFPRQVDSQVFDALYRAGDIELELTPQGNLAERIRAAGAGIGGFFSPTGYGTQLAEGKETRVIDGRNYVFETPIHADFALIKALRGDRWGNLVYRKAARNFGPVMAMAAKCTIAQVAEVVELGELDPEAIITPGIFVQRVVQEGKTA from the coding sequence GTGATCAATAAAATTTGCACTTCCCTGCAAGCCGCCGTCAGCGATATACATGACGGCGCCACCGTGATGATTGGCGGCTTCGGCAATGCAGGCATGCCCTCCGCGCTGATTGATGCCTTGCTGGAACAGGGCGCGCGCGATCTGACCATCGTCAACAACAATGCAGGCAACGGCGAAACCGGCCTCGCTGCCTTGCTCAAGGCTCGACGCGTGCGCAAGATCATTTGCTCCTTCCCGCGCCAGGTCGATTCGCAGGTATTCGATGCGCTGTATCGTGCCGGCGACATCGAACTTGAATTGACGCCGCAGGGCAATCTCGCCGAACGCATCCGCGCGGCCGGTGCCGGCATCGGCGGTTTCTTTTCTCCCACCGGTTATGGGACGCAGCTTGCCGAAGGCAAGGAAACCCGCGTCATCGACGGTCGCAACTATGTATTCGAAACCCCGATCCATGCAGACTTCGCACTGATCAAGGCGCTGCGCGGCGACCGCTGGGGCAATCTGGTGTACCGCAAGGCTGCGCGCAACTTCGGCCCTGTCATGGCGATGGCTGCAAAGTGCACGATTGCCCAAGTGGCCGAAGTGGTCGAACTGGGCGAACTCGATCCGGAAGCGATCATCACCCCCGGCATCTTTGTGCAACGCGTGGTTCAGGAAGGAAAAACCGCATGA
- a CDS encoding IclR family transcriptional regulator domain-containing protein, translating into MARSNSAAAEDGAPAVKKPLTIAEEIDALTDPSFMTSLARGLAVIRAFSDQRRSLTIAQISHRTGIPRAAVRRCLHTLRQLGYVDSEANNFSLKPKILTLGYSYLSSTPLTVSAQPCLNAISRTLNESCSLAMFDETEVLYVSRSATARIMSVALNTGSRLPAYCTSLGRVLLAHLSDDALNAYFARVELKAFTDKTVVSEARIREILAKVKLSGYALVEEELEIGLRSIAVPVHGASGNVIAALNIGAQATRVSAKKMREEFLPALLRGAQELSILLP; encoded by the coding sequence ATGGCCAGATCCAATAGTGCAGCAGCCGAGGACGGCGCACCGGCAGTAAAGAAACCATTAACCATCGCGGAGGAAATCGACGCGCTGACCGATCCCAGCTTCATGACATCGCTGGCACGAGGCCTTGCCGTGATCCGTGCGTTCAGCGACCAGCGCCGCAGCCTGACCATTGCACAGATCAGTCATCGCACCGGGATTCCGCGCGCGGCAGTCAGGCGCTGCCTGCATACGTTGCGGCAGCTCGGCTACGTCGACTCGGAAGCGAATAATTTTTCGCTCAAGCCCAAGATCCTCACGCTCGGTTATTCCTATCTGTCATCGACGCCATTGACGGTATCGGCCCAGCCATGCCTGAATGCGATCAGCCGTACACTCAACGAATCCTGTTCGCTTGCGATGTTCGATGAAACCGAGGTGCTATACGTATCGCGCTCGGCCACGGCCCGCATCATGTCGGTCGCGCTGAATACCGGCAGCCGCCTGCCCGCCTATTGCACTTCGCTTGGCCGTGTGCTGCTTGCGCATTTATCCGACGATGCGTTGAATGCTTACTTTGCCCGCGTCGAGCTCAAGGCCTTCACCGACAAGACGGTAGTATCGGAAGCGCGCATCAGGGAGATTCTTGCCAAGGTCAAGCTCAGCGGTTATGCGCTGGTGGAAGAAGAACTGGAAATCGGCTTGCGGTCGATCGCCGTACCGGTGCACGGCGCCTCCGGCAACGTGATTGCCGCGCTAAACATCGGGGCGCAGGCGACTCGCGTCAGCGCCAAGAAAATGCGCGAAGAATTTCTTCCGGCATTGCTGCGCGGCGCGCAAGAGTTGTCGATACTGCTGCCATAA
- a CDS encoding HU family DNA-binding protein, producing MNKTELVDAIAAECDLSKTAAQRALDSVISNIVKAVAEGKTVQLVGFGSFGSGTRAERTGRNPRTGEEIKIAAAKTVKFSAGKAFKDAVNG from the coding sequence ATGAACAAAACTGAACTGGTAGATGCCATTGCAGCAGAATGCGATCTCTCGAAAACCGCTGCGCAGCGCGCACTGGACTCGGTCATCAGCAATATCGTCAAGGCTGTTGCAGAAGGCAAAACCGTGCAACTGGTTGGCTTCGGCAGCTTCGGCAGCGGCACTCGTGCAGAACGCACCGGCCGTAATCCGCGTACCGGCGAAGAAATCAAGATCGCCGCAGCAAAGACTGTCAAGTTCTCCGCAGGCAAAGCATTCAAGGATGCCGTCAACGGCTAA
- a CDS encoding glycosyltransferase family 4 protein — translation MLRISLVSNELPPYRVPFFRALDRTPGVTLQVLFCTRREPNRMWDIPMLDFGHEFLHEHFITVRDRYIHNNPGVVKALHKFLPDVVITGGFNPTHLYAFAYALVARRPHIAMTDGTDRSERDLGRWHKAVRRIVYSRTAAFVSASQGGKRLHRSYGADDAACFHSCLCIDNAEFAASPDTPRDLDFLFCGRIEAVKNPLFAFEVALACARKLQRQVSIVFVGAGSQDAELRALARQHGDLVDARFSGFVAHKDLPGVYQSAKVFLFPSSWDPWGVVANEACAAGVPVLVSPHAGVAGELVVHGHNGYVEELELETWSDAAANLLSQAALWARFSRQSVAMANDYSYANAANGLLAACRHAMEQSGGTQSDVRGNYNAD, via the coding sequence ATGCTGCGTATTTCCCTGGTTTCCAATGAACTACCTCCGTACCGCGTGCCGTTCTTCCGTGCACTCGATCGTACGCCGGGCGTCACATTGCAGGTACTGTTTTGCACTCGCCGCGAGCCTAACCGGATGTGGGATATTCCTATGCTCGACTTCGGACACGAATTCCTGCACGAACACTTCATTACGGTGCGTGATCGCTATATTCATAACAATCCCGGTGTAGTGAAAGCCTTGCATAAATTTTTGCCCGATGTCGTCATCACCGGCGGCTTCAATCCCACCCATCTGTATGCATTCGCTTATGCGCTGGTGGCGCGCAGGCCGCATATCGCGATGACCGACGGTACAGACCGCTCGGAGCGCGACCTCGGCAGATGGCATAAGGCGGTGCGCCGCATCGTTTATTCGCGTACCGCCGCATTCGTTTCCGCCAGCCAGGGCGGCAAGCGCCTGCATCGCAGTTATGGTGCCGACGATGCCGCCTGTTTTCATTCCTGCCTATGCATCGATAACGCGGAATTCGCAGCATCGCCGGACACGCCGCGCGACCTGGATTTCCTGTTCTGCGGGCGCATCGAAGCAGTCAAGAATCCGCTGTTTGCCTTTGAGGTTGCCCTTGCCTGTGCGCGCAAACTGCAACGGCAGGTCAGCATTGTTTTCGTCGGCGCCGGATCGCAGGACGCGGAATTGCGTGCGCTTGCGCGTCAGCATGGCGACCTGGTCGATGCGCGATTCAGCGGTTTTGTCGCACACAAGGATTTGCCTGGCGTATACCAGTCGGCCAAGGTCTTTCTTTTTCCATCGAGCTGGGATCCATGGGGTGTAGTCGCCAATGAAGCCTGTGCCGCCGGCGTGCCGGTGCTGGTATCGCCGCATGCAGGTGTCGCGGGCGAGCTGGTGGTACATGGCCATAACGGCTATGTCGAGGAACTTGAACTGGAAACATGGAGCGACGCGGCGGCGAACCTGCTCTCGCAGGCTGCATTGTGGGCGCGCTTTTCACGCCAGAGTGTCGCCATGGCGAATGACTATAGCTATGCCAATGCGGCAAACGGCCTGCTGGCCGCCTGCCGTCATGCAATGGAACAGTCCGGGGGTACGCAAAGTGATGTGCGCGGCAATTACAACGCCGATTGA
- a CDS encoding glycine zipper 2TM domain-containing protein produces the protein MNAYSTRLIALSLAAGLLAGCASPGYPPIASQPYPAPAPAGSYPTGSYPTGTYPASSPSYAYSYGVVDSIQMRQAAAASGNGIGVGTVVGGVVGGMLGNQVGGGTGRKAATVAGVIGGAMVGNQMERNNQQVRDAFQIGVRMDNGSYRTILQDSAADLYVGSRVRVENDRVYRQ, from the coding sequence ATGAACGCCTACTCCACCAGACTAATCGCCCTGTCGCTCGCTGCCGGACTGCTGGCCGGCTGCGCCAGTCCCGGTTATCCGCCAATCGCTTCGCAGCCTTATCCGGCCCCTGCGCCCGCAGGCTCTTATCCTACCGGTTCTTATCCCACCGGTACCTATCCGGCAAGCTCGCCTTCGTATGCCTACAGCTACGGTGTGGTCGACTCCATTCAGATGCGTCAGGCCGCGGCGGCCTCCGGCAATGGCATTGGTGTCGGTACGGTGGTGGGCGGCGTCGTGGGCGGCATGCTCGGCAATCAGGTCGGCGGCGGGACTGGCCGCAAGGCTGCGACTGTCGCCGGCGTGATTGGCGGTGCGATGGTCGGCAACCAGATGGAACGCAATAACCAGCAGGTCCGTGACGCATTTCAGATCGGGGTGCGCATGGATAACGGCAGTTATCGCACCATCTTGCAGGACAGTGCGGCGGACCTGTATGTCGGCAGCCGCGTACGCGTCGAGAACGATCGGGTATACCGTCAGTAG